The nucleotide sequence GACGGCCCGTAACCGCCTTACGATCTCAGTGGTCGAAACCCCCGGGGTAATCCCCAACGCCTTGACTCGTCCACCGTAGCCGAGCACCACCTCGCGTCCGACGATCTCGTCTTCGCGATAGGTTCCCCCTTTCACAAGCACGTCCGGCTGTATCTGGCGCAAGACGGCATGGGGAGTCTCTTCATCGAAGACAACGACGTAATCAACCGATTCCAGCCCCGCGAGCATCTGAGCGCGGTACTCTTCATTGAAGATCGGTCGATCGGGCGCCTTGTTCAAACGTCGCACGCTATTGTCGCTGTTGATTGCGACAATCAGGCAATCTCCTTCCTGGGCGGCTTCCTGCAGGTAGCTGAGATGCCCCACGTGGAGCAGGTCAAAACAACCATTGGTGAGGACCACCTTTTGTCCCGCTTTGTGCCTTGCGGCAACATGCCGCGTCAACTCGTCGACGGTACAGACCTTTCCTGCCGCGCGACGGGACCCTCGCAGCAGGTCGGTCAAAATCTCTTTGCGACTGATGCGAACGACGCCGACTTGTTCGACCTCAAGTCCCCCGGCCACGTTCGCCAGTCGACACAGATTGGTCGGATCGATGCCGGCGGCCATGCCCAATCCGAACATGGCCAGAACCATATCGCCGGCTCCGGTCACGTCGTAGACCTCACGCACGCGGGTGGGCAAGTGGACAGATTGACCATTACGCGGCGCCAGAACAATTCCGTCCCGGTCGAGCGTAACAAAGGCCATGTCGAGCTCGAACTTTTCGACAAGCAACTGCCCCGCCTGATAGGCAGCATCGATCGTCCGGATTTCAACACCCGTTGCCTTTTGAGTTTCCGAGCGATTGGGTGTGACGCCTGTTGCGCCACGGTAGATGTTGTAATCGCCGCCTGCGGCGGGATCGACAATCACCGGCAATCCCGCGGCCCGTGCGGCCTTGATCAAAGGTCGCAGCAGTTCTGCAGTACAGACTCCTTTCGCATAGTCGGAAATCAGCACCGCTTGAAATTCATGCAGCCGGGGAAGGATGGCTGCCAGCAGTTGCACGACGATGGCTGAGGCGACAGGCTTTCGATCTTCCCGATCGACCCGCAGCATTTGATGAGGATGACGGTGCTGGGCACGTCCCATGAATCGGACTTTGCAGGTCGTCGGCCGGTCACTGTCCACGACCAGAGCCGCACAGTCGACTCCAAATCGTTCGAGCTCTTTCGCGACCCAGACTCCATCGGGATCGGCTCCGACAACGCCGGCGAGAGTGACTTCCGCCTCCAGTCCGCGCAGCATGTTGGCGACGTTTGCCGCGCCACCCAGCCGCGTTTCCTGTCGATCCTCTCGCAAGAGAATCACGGGGGCTTCCTGACTGATCCGTTCGGCATCACCCCAGACATAGCGATCCAGGATCAAGTCACCGATGACGAGCACCCGCGGAGTGCCCAGTCGCGCCATTTCATCGATCAGTTCAAACGTCATTGTCCGCCATCCTTGGCTGATTGACTAACGCTCTTCGTCCAATTCGTCGCTCAGGATCCGTGAAGGAACTTCCCGAGTCAGGTCCGGACTCCGCCGGATCCATCAGGTTAACTTCTGATGCCCGCAATCATCCTCACGTCAGGCGGTTCCGTCAATGCGGTTTCAAAATCGAAATGCCTCGGGACAGGTTTCTCATGCTTTGACGCTCGTGGCCGTGAGGCGTGCCCAGGTGCCCCGAACCCGGCAGAGTCACCTTCCACTGGACCCTAAATCACTGTGTCAAAGTGCGAAAGTCTCCGTGCTGGAACCCGACTGGCACCCCGGGACGACCGCGAAACGGCGTCCGGGCGCGCGATTCATCTCGGATGCGCATTCGTGCGAAGCAGATCAATCGCTTAGAAAAGTCCGCCAGCAGTCGTACTTGCGGCTACTCAAATGATGAAACAACAACGGATTTCTCGCTGGTTTGTGAGGCTGCTTCATCAGCTTCATGTTCGCTTCATAGGGAGTACGCCCCCCCTTTCGCACATTGCAATCCAGACAGCAGCAGACGATGTTTTCCCAGTTGGTTGGCCCTCCACGACTTTTGGGCATCACATGATCAAGGCTGAGCCGATGTGTTCCGAAGCGTTTTCCGCAGTACTGGCAGCGGTTCTCATCCCGTAGGAAAATGTTGCGGCGATTGAACTTGACCCCATTTCGGGGCAATCGGTCATAGCGGAGCAACCGAACAATACGAGGGACCTGGATTTCAAAGTTCACCGCGCGAATCCAGTCCACATCCTCCCGGTCATCCATTTCGAGACGGAGAAAACCCATCTCCACCCAGTTCTCAAAGTCGTACGAATGAAACGTACCGTCGTCGACGGAGATGACTTCAGCGGCCCCTTTATAGAGCAGGCAGAAGGCGCGACTGACTGAAAGAACATGCACCGGAAGATAGTGACGATTCAGTGCCAGTACGCTCGACTGAATCGCCGGACTGTGTGCTGCAATCATCTCGCCTGTGCTCCTCCGCACTGGACAAGTAGGGGCGTCACGTGCATCACAGTGGCGAGTTGCAAGAGGCAGAAACAGGAATAGACCATGCAAACCGCCAACCGTCCCCTCATTGTAGACGGGGTCTCAACCAAACGGCAACAATGGCGCATCGACGGATCAGCGGTCACCTATCCCTGAGACCGGGTTCGAAAACATCGCGATTACAGAACTAACGAGACTGTCAGGATCATCGTCAGCATTCACAAATGCGAGCCTGCGAATCGTCTGACCTAATCAAAGCATTTACGCAAACAGCAACTTACGACTCTTAAGATGACCGAGAGCACCGCGTTGTCCGCTTTCTGAAGCGGGTCCGCAGGCGATTGATTCGCCACCGCGCCAGACTGTCCCCGTCTGACACTGTCGCCTCATCCTGGATTTTCAAGCAGTTCCAGCCCCGACTCATAAGTCCTTTCGATGCATCAAGCTTGCAGCATGCAGTTTCGTGTTTCCGAAACCGCACGCCTCTACGGAAACAATGCTGCTTGTTCCACCCAACCATCAGCGATGGGCACGCTTCTGAGCGCCTGGTGTGTTAGGGCCGAATGCAAGCAAGCCCGTCCAGAACTGGGCGGGCTTGAACAGAAACGAGTTCGAAAGGTGTTGTTGCAGAAGGTGGCCTAAGCAGCTATTGCGTCAACCGCCTGTTGGACTGGAGCGACAGGCTCGGCATTGGCCACTTCTGCTCCGAGAACTTCCGCGACGAGAGCTCCGTAGTCGATGGCACCGGGACTCTTCGGAGCGTAGTCAAA is from Schlesneria sp. DSM 10557 and encodes:
- the rfaE2 gene encoding D-glycero-beta-D-manno-heptose 1-phosphate adenylyltransferase, whose protein sequence is MTFELIDEMARLGTPRVLVIGDLILDRYVWGDAERISQEAPVILLREDRQETRLGGAANVANMLRGLEAEVTLAGVVGADPDGVWVAKELERFGVDCAALVVDSDRPTTCKVRFMGRAQHRHPHQMLRVDREDRKPVASAIVVQLLAAILPRLHEFQAVLISDYAKGVCTAELLRPLIKAARAAGLPVIVDPAAGGDYNIYRGATGVTPNRSETQKATGVEIRTIDAAYQAGQLLVEKFELDMAFVTLDRDGIVLAPRNGQSVHLPTRVREVYDVTGAGDMVLAMFGLGMAAGIDPTNLCRLANVAGGLEVEQVGVVRISRKEILTDLLRGSRRAAGKVCTVDELTRHVAARHKAGQKVVLTNGCFDLLHVGHLSYLQEAAQEGDCLIVAINSDNSVRRLNKAPDRPIFNEEYRAQMLAGLESVDYVVVFDEETPHAVLRQIQPDVLVKGGTYREDEIVGREVVLGYGGRVKALGITPGVSTTEIVRRLRAVQTEAISIPLPQPAERRAA
- a CDS encoding HNH endonuclease, with amino-acid sequence MIAAHSPAIQSSVLALNRHYLPVHVLSVSRAFCLLYKGAAEVISVDDGTFHSYDFENWVEMGFLRLEMDDREDVDWIRAVNFEIQVPRIVRLLRYDRLPRNGVKFNRRNIFLRDENRCQYCGKRFGTHRLSLDHVMPKSRGGPTNWENIVCCCLDCNVRKGGRTPYEANMKLMKQPHKPARNPLLFHHLSSRKYDCWRTFLSD